One part of the Lemur catta isolate mLemCat1 chromosome 13, mLemCat1.pri, whole genome shotgun sequence genome encodes these proteins:
- the KCTD4 gene encoding BTB/POZ domain-containing protein KCTD4 gives MERKINRREKEKEYEGKHNSLEDTDQGKNCKSTLMTLNVGGYLYITQKQTLTKYPDTFLEGIVNGKILCPFDADGHYFIDRDGLLFRHVLNFLRNGELLLPEGFRENQLLAQEAEFFQLKGLAEEVKSRWEKEQLTPRETTFLEITDNHDRSQGLRIFCNAPDFISKIKSRIVLVSKSRLDGFPEEFSISSNIIQFKYFIKSENGTRLVLKEDNTFVCTLETLKFEAIMMALKCGFRLLTSLDCSKGSIVHSDALHFIK, from the coding sequence ATGGAGCggaaaataaacagaagagaaaaagaaaaggagtatGAAGGCAAACACAACAGCCTGGAAGATACTGACCAAGGAAAGAACTGCAAATCCACACTGATGACCCTCAACGTTGGTGGATATTTATACATTACTCAAAAACAAACACTGACCAAGTACCCAGATACTTTCCTTGAAGGTATAGTAAATGGAAAGATCCTCTGCCCGTTTGATGCTGATGGTCATTATTTCATAGACAGGGATGGGCTCCTCTTCAGGCATGTCCTAAACTTCCTACGAAATGGAGAACTTCTATTGCCCGAAGGGTTTCGTGAAAATCAACTTCTTGCACAAGAAGCAGAATTCTTTCAGCTCAAGGGACTGGCAGAGGAAGTGAAATCCAGGTGGGAAAAAGAACAGCTAACACCCAGAGAGACTACTTTCTTGGAAATAACAGATAACCACGATCGCTCACAAGGACTGAGAATCTTCTGTAATGCTCCTGATTtcatatcaaaaataaaatctcgCATTGTTCTGGTGTCCAAAAGCAGGCTGGATGGATTTCCGGAGGAGTTTTCAATATCGTCAAATATCATTCAATTTAAATACTTCATAAAGTCTGAAAATGGCACTCGACTTGTTCTAAAAGAAGACAACACCTTTGTCTGTACCTTGGAAACTCTTAAGTTTGAGGCTATAATGATGGCTTTAAAGTGTGGCTTTAGACTGCTGACCAGCCTGGATTGTTCCAAAGGGTCAATTGTTCACAGCGATGCACTTCATTTTATCAAGTAA